In a single window of the Streptomyces sp. HUAS ZL42 genome:
- the gabT gene encoding 4-aminobutyrate--2-oxoglutarate transaminase: MTALPQERRVVTAIPGPKSQELQARRVAAVAQGVGSVLPVFTARASGGIIEDVDGNRLIDFGSGIAVTSVGASAEAVVRRASAQLADFTHTCFMVTPYEGYVEVAEALAELTPGDHAKKSALFNSGAEAVENAVKIARSYTKRQAVVVFDHGYHGRTNLTMALTAKNMPYKHGFGPFAPEVYRVPLAYGYRWPTGPENAGPEAAAQAIDQITKQVGPENVAAIIIEPVLGEGGFIEPAKGFLPAISRFAKDNGIVFVADEIQSGFCRTGQWFACEDEGIVPDLITTAKGIAGGLPLAAVTGRAEIMDAAHAGGLGGTYGGNPVACAGALGAIETMKELDLNARARNIEAIMKARLGSMAEKFEIIGDVRGRGAMIAIELVKDRATKEPNPEATAALARACHQEGLLVLTCGTYGNVLRFLPPLVIGEDLLGEGLDIIEQAFTRI, translated from the coding sequence ATGACCGCACTTCCGCAGGAGCGCCGTGTCGTCACCGCCATCCCCGGCCCGAAGTCGCAGGAGCTGCAGGCCCGCCGCGTCGCCGCGGTGGCGCAGGGTGTGGGCTCCGTGCTGCCCGTGTTCACCGCGCGTGCGAGTGGCGGCATCATCGAGGACGTCGACGGCAACCGGCTCATCGACTTCGGCTCCGGCATCGCGGTGACCTCCGTGGGCGCCTCCGCCGAGGCCGTCGTACGCCGGGCGTCCGCGCAGCTCGCCGACTTCACCCACACCTGTTTCATGGTCACGCCGTACGAGGGCTATGTGGAGGTCGCCGAGGCCCTCGCGGAGCTCACGCCGGGTGACCACGCCAAGAAGTCCGCCCTGTTCAACAGTGGCGCAGAGGCCGTCGAGAACGCCGTCAAGATCGCGCGTTCGTACACCAAGCGGCAGGCCGTCGTCGTGTTCGACCACGGCTACCACGGCCGTACGAACCTCACGATGGCGCTCACGGCGAAGAACATGCCGTACAAGCACGGCTTCGGCCCGTTCGCGCCCGAGGTCTACCGGGTCCCGCTCGCCTACGGCTACCGCTGGCCGACCGGCCCGGAGAACGCGGGCCCCGAGGCCGCCGCGCAGGCCATCGACCAGATCACCAAGCAGGTCGGCCCGGAGAACGTGGCCGCGATCATCATCGAGCCGGTGCTCGGCGAGGGCGGCTTCATCGAGCCGGCGAAGGGCTTCCTGCCGGCGATCAGCCGGTTCGCCAAGGACAACGGCATCGTCTTCGTCGCCGACGAGATCCAGTCCGGCTTCTGCCGCACGGGCCAGTGGTTCGCGTGCGAGGACGAGGGCATCGTCCCGGACCTGATCACCACGGCCAAGGGCATCGCGGGCGGCCTGCCGCTCGCCGCCGTCACCGGCCGCGCCGAGATCATGGACGCCGCGCACGCGGGCGGCCTGGGCGGCACCTACGGTGGCAACCCGGTCGCCTGCGCGGGCGCGCTGGGCGCGATCGAGACGATGAAGGAGCTCGACCTCAACGCCAGGGCCAGGAACATCGAGGCGATCATGAAGGCCCGGCTGGGCTCCATGGCCGAGAAGTTCGAGATCATCGGCGACGTCCGCGGCCGCGGCGCGATGATCGCCATCGAGCTGGTCAAGGACCGCGCGACGAAGGAGCCGAACCCGGAGGCGACCGCCGCCCTCGCCAGGGCCTGCCACCAGGAGGGCCTGCTGGTCCTGACCTGTGGCACCTACGGCAACGTGCTGCGCTTCCTGCCTCCGCTGGTGATCGGCGAGGATCTGCTCGGCGAGGGTCTCGACATCATCGAGCAGGCGTTCACCCGAATCTGA
- a CDS encoding ATP/GTP-binding protein, with product MESDGTQDARGTHANPVPRPAAPPDPPSVPPRPARAPGAEHHRATLADWLNEPRPAAKPGIWRFGYRLPKADRPGERLSPVTIVGLLVPLVVAVVLWSLWRQGSVPYQWVLLKLFTPDDWWWAGTVSPKGIEGREAVVVYDGVFFAVLVGAMGRLGSWSDVLRHFIGRRPQPARALLAALAALLALSLVFPNAFPGVGWDALPVVDPVFSLVVLISGGYDLFRSQLFTDSLYALITLLVVWPFARIGGWWAYARERLAARRHAADRTAPPPADLPRAHWPELREAGQHEAADLLTAEVAGGRMNDVDCARVEHAWTAARREARLAAFRDTVLRQGAAAWIHPSGARDLPHRSARHDLLEAQVRIGKWAAAERAPRAYHGAGAALGPDVLGTSLLAVGPSGAGKTRHLIEPVTESLALQALTGRCAVVAVSEAGTPLADDSAFDVIVRIGDRASVHDLDPYAESDDPDEAAAVLAEGLVGDLGAVDTQSAATALAQLLGPYREVHGRFPTLPVLRELLEGEPAALSALQEALAGDEHTVMRRELEARIRQTGGAGDTGRALADRLALLNRPAFAGFFGGGGTPRPFSLRAIAHHPLRVRVDLPEQGHEEAARLLTRLVLAQFGAVVRDGRRPHFACLVLDDATGTVTTGSVRRIQRLRSQNAGVVLALRTVGDVPEALHGPLYGAVGCRMAFSGVTTWDGSRFAQAWGTEWVETRDVAKHTVFADQPMTRAIHALRKLVTGKAVTTDAVTVRQVERERWSASELAHEVPPGHAVLSLTTVEGEHAPPLLVDLRS from the coding sequence ATGGAGAGCGACGGGACGCAGGACGCGCGGGGTACGCATGCGAATCCTGTGCCGCGCCCGGCGGCGCCGCCGGACCCCCCCTCGGTGCCGCCACGACCGGCCCGGGCGCCCGGTGCGGAGCACCACCGGGCGACCCTCGCCGACTGGCTCAACGAGCCCCGCCCGGCCGCCAAGCCCGGCATCTGGCGCTTCGGATATCGCCTGCCGAAGGCCGATCGGCCGGGCGAGCGACTCTCCCCGGTCACGATCGTCGGTCTGCTGGTCCCACTCGTGGTGGCGGTCGTCCTGTGGTCCCTGTGGCGTCAGGGCAGCGTCCCGTACCAGTGGGTGCTGCTGAAGCTGTTCACGCCGGACGACTGGTGGTGGGCGGGCACCGTCTCGCCGAAGGGCATCGAGGGACGGGAGGCGGTCGTCGTCTACGACGGCGTCTTCTTCGCCGTGCTCGTCGGCGCCATGGGCCGGCTGGGCAGCTGGTCCGACGTCCTGCGGCACTTCATCGGACGCAGGCCGCAGCCCGCACGGGCCCTGCTCGCCGCCCTGGCCGCGCTCCTCGCGCTGAGCCTGGTGTTCCCGAACGCCTTCCCCGGCGTCGGCTGGGACGCCCTGCCGGTCGTGGACCCCGTCTTCTCACTCGTCGTCCTGATCTCGGGCGGCTACGACCTGTTCCGGTCGCAGCTGTTCACCGACAGCCTCTACGCGCTCATCACGCTCCTGGTGGTGTGGCCGTTCGCCCGGATCGGCGGCTGGTGGGCGTACGCCAGGGAGCGGCTCGCCGCGCGCCGGCACGCCGCGGACCGCACCGCGCCGCCGCCCGCGGACCTGCCCCGTGCCCACTGGCCCGAACTGCGCGAGGCAGGACAGCACGAGGCCGCCGACCTGCTGACCGCCGAGGTGGCCGGCGGCCGGATGAACGACGTGGACTGCGCCCGGGTGGAGCACGCCTGGACGGCGGCCAGGCGGGAGGCGCGGCTCGCGGCCTTCCGGGACACCGTGCTGCGGCAGGGCGCGGCCGCATGGATCCATCCGTCCGGCGCCCGGGATCTGCCGCACCGCTCCGCACGGCACGACCTGCTCGAGGCTCAGGTGCGCATCGGGAAGTGGGCGGCCGCGGAACGCGCCCCGCGTGCCTATCACGGCGCGGGTGCCGCGCTCGGCCCGGACGTCCTGGGCACCTCGCTCCTCGCGGTCGGGCCCTCCGGCGCGGGCAAGACGCGGCACCTGATCGAGCCCGTGACCGAGTCGCTGGCCCTGCAGGCGCTCACCGGGCGGTGCGCGGTCGTCGCGGTCTCCGAGGCCGGGACGCCGCTCGCCGACGACTCGGCATTCGACGTGATCGTACGGATCGGGGACCGCGCGTCCGTCCACGACCTGGACCCCTACGCCGAGTCCGACGACCCCGACGAGGCGGCCGCCGTCCTCGCCGAGGGCTTGGTCGGCGACCTCGGCGCCGTCGACACCCAGAGCGCGGCCACCGCGCTCGCCCAGCTGCTCGGCCCCTACCGCGAGGTGCACGGCCGTTTCCCGACCCTGCCCGTGCTGCGGGAACTCCTGGAGGGCGAACCTGCGGCGCTGTCCGCCCTGCAGGAGGCCCTGGCCGGCGACGAACACACCGTGATGCGCCGGGAGCTGGAGGCGCGGATCCGGCAGACGGGCGGCGCCGGCGACACGGGCCGCGCCCTCGCGGACCGGCTGGCGCTGCTCAACCGTCCGGCGTTCGCCGGCTTCTTCGGCGGGGGAGGCACGCCGAGGCCCTTCTCCCTCCGCGCCATCGCCCACCATCCGCTGCGGGTCCGTGTCGACCTGCCCGAACAGGGCCACGAGGAGGCCGCCCGGCTGCTCACCCGGCTCGTCCTCGCCCAGTTCGGGGCGGTGGTACGGGACGGGCGGCGCCCCCACTTCGCCTGCCTGGTCCTCGACGACGCCACCGGGACGGTCACCACCGGCTCGGTCCGCCGGATCCAGCGGTTGCGCTCCCAGAACGCGGGGGTGGTGCTGGCCCTGCGGACCGTCGGCGACGTCCCCGAGGCCCTGCACGGCCCGCTGTACGGGGCGGTCGGCTGCCGGATGGCCTTCTCCGGTGTGACCACCTGGGACGGCAGCCGGTTCGCCCAGGCCTGGGGCACCGAATGGGTGGAGACGCGGGACGTGGCCAAGCACACCGTCTTCGCCGACCAGCCGATGACCCGCGCCATCCACGCCCTGCGCAAACTCGTCACCGGCAAGGCGGTCACCACGGACGCCGTGACCGTGCGGCAGGTGGAGCGGGAGCGGTGGTCGGCGTCCGAGCTGGCGCACGAGGTGCCGCCCGGTCACGCGGTGCTGTCGCTGACGACCGTGGAGGGAGAGCACGCGCCGCCGCTCCTTGTGGATCTGCGCAGCTGA
- a CDS encoding PucR family transcriptional regulator — protein MPPTLASLVHHSALKLTVRAGEDRLDVPVRWAHVSELADPVPYMEGGELLLITALKLDAEDPEAMRRYVKRLVGAGVVGLGFAVGVNYEEIPRALVDAAEAEELPLLEVPRRTPFLAISKAVSAAIAADQYRAVTAGFAAQRELTKQALADGPEGLLAALASQVDGWAALYDASGAVVATAPEWAGRRAARLTADVERLRERPAPASSVVGGPENEDRVELHSLGTGRRPRAALAVGTASALGTAERYAVHSAIALLTLTTERSRSLQAAEQRIGAAVLRMLLAGEPDHARAVAGDLYDGLLDAPFRVIVAESASGSAARARVDAQAQPGVPVTRPSSPAAVMAAAEAGGDPLGGLSEIVEAAAARAGEAVLVVPDGERLVALAGDGGAAVAACGEFAAALEAARSDASDGGREQVPGGDEDELVVGLSAPAGPIAAAAAYKQAEQALSVARRRGRVLVEHEQLAAGSVLPLLADDAVKAFADGLLRPLYEHDATGRGDLVASLRAWLSRHGQWDAAAADLGVHRHTLRYRMRRVEEILGRSLDDPDVRMELWLALKATSAE, from the coding sequence ATGCCTCCCACCCTCGCCTCGCTCGTCCACCACTCCGCGCTCAAACTGACCGTGCGCGCGGGCGAGGACCGCCTGGACGTGCCCGTCCGCTGGGCGCACGTCAGCGAGCTCGCCGACCCCGTGCCCTACATGGAGGGCGGGGAGCTGCTCCTGATCACCGCGCTGAAGCTGGACGCGGAGGACCCGGAGGCGATGCGCCGCTATGTGAAGCGGCTGGTCGGGGCGGGCGTGGTCGGCCTCGGCTTCGCCGTCGGCGTCAATTACGAGGAGATCCCGAGGGCGCTCGTCGACGCGGCGGAGGCGGAGGAGCTGCCCCTGCTGGAAGTGCCGCGCCGCACGCCCTTCCTCGCCATCAGCAAGGCCGTGTCGGCGGCGATCGCGGCGGACCAGTACCGGGCGGTGACGGCGGGCTTCGCGGCACAGCGGGAACTCACCAAGCAGGCGCTGGCGGACGGACCGGAGGGCCTGCTTGCCGCGCTCGCCTCGCAGGTGGACGGATGGGCCGCGCTGTACGACGCCTCGGGCGCCGTCGTCGCGACCGCGCCGGAGTGGGCGGGCCGGCGGGCCGCGCGGCTCACGGCGGACGTGGAACGGCTGCGGGAGCGGCCCGCCCCGGCCTCGTCGGTGGTCGGCGGGCCGGAGAACGAGGACCGCGTCGAACTGCATTCGCTGGGCACGGGCCGTCGGCCGCGAGCGGCACTGGCCGTCGGCACGGCGTCGGCTCTCGGCACCGCCGAGCGGTACGCGGTCCACTCGGCCATCGCCCTCCTGACGCTGACGACGGAACGCTCCCGTTCCCTGCAGGCGGCGGAGCAGCGGATCGGTGCGGCGGTGCTGCGCATGCTGCTCGCCGGGGAGCCGGACCATGCGCGAGCGGTCGCCGGGGACCTGTACGACGGGCTGCTGGACGCGCCCTTCCGGGTGATCGTCGCCGAGTCGGCGTCCGGGTCGGCCGCGCGGGCGCGCGTCGATGCGCAGGCTCAGCCGGGTGTGCCGGTCACCAGGCCGTCGTCGCCGGCCGCGGTCATGGCCGCCGCCGAGGCCGGGGGCGATCCGCTGGGCGGGCTCTCGGAGATCGTCGAGGCCGCGGCCGCGCGGGCCGGAGAGGCCGTGCTTGTCGTGCCCGACGGGGAGCGGCTCGTGGCGCTGGCCGGGGACGGAGGCGCGGCGGTGGCGGCCTGCGGGGAGTTCGCGGCTGCGCTGGAGGCGGCGCGGTCGGACGCGAGCGACGGCGGGCGGGAGCAGGTGCCGGGCGGCGACGAGGACGAACTGGTCGTGGGGCTGTCGGCGCCGGCCGGCCCGATCGCGGCGGCCGCGGCGTACAAGCAGGCCGAGCAGGCGTTGTCCGTGGCACGGCGGCGGGGGCGGGTGCTGGTGGAGCACGAGCAGCTGGCTGCCGGGTCCGTGCTGCCGTTGCTGGCGGACGATGCGGTGAAGGCGTTCGCGGACGGATTGCTGCGGCCGCTGTACGAGCACGACGCGACAGGGCGGGGCGACCTGGTCGCCTCCCTGCGGGCGTGGCTGTCCCGGCACGGCCAGTGGGACGCGGCGGCGGCGGATCTCGGGGTGCACCGGCACACGCTGCGGTACCGGATGCGGAGGGTCGAGGAGATCCTCGGACGGTCGCTGGACGATCCCGATGTACGGATGGAGCTGTGGCTGGCACTGAAGGCGACGTCTGCGGAGTAG
- a CDS encoding phosphatase PAP2 family protein, with the protein MPTCPDQPPGNSPAPPHAEEPDSPFLPPRLFLPLFGLPTLLFALITWQVVTNGPLLRVDERVSRALAGPDRVSELLASLGDVQIAVPVLALAAVYVALQGRVAGASGWWLPPLVAAVLMALVPALVIPLKEWIARHGTPVMPPATGFYPSGHTATAAVAFGSATLLLLPWLRTAYARRELVIACVVVNAGVGLGLVRCGFHWPLDVVASWCLCAVLLAFLWLVQRRVVRR; encoded by the coding sequence ATGCCGACCTGCCCCGACCAGCCACCCGGCAACTCGCCCGCCCCGCCGCACGCCGAAGAACCGGATTCCCCCTTTCTCCCCCCTCGTCTGTTCCTCCCGTTGTTCGGCCTGCCCACCCTCCTCTTCGCACTGATCACCTGGCAGGTGGTCACCAACGGCCCGCTCCTGCGGGTGGACGAGCGTGTCAGCCGTGCGCTCGCCGGCCCGGACAGGGTGTCGGAGCTGCTCGCGAGTCTCGGCGATGTGCAGATCGCGGTACCGGTCCTGGCCCTGGCCGCGGTGTACGTCGCCCTGCAGGGCCGGGTCGCGGGGGCGAGCGGCTGGTGGCTGCCGCCGCTCGTCGCGGCCGTGCTGATGGCGCTGGTGCCGGCGTTGGTCATACCTCTGAAGGAGTGGATCGCGCGCCACGGCACCCCGGTCATGCCGCCGGCGACCGGCTTTTACCCCTCGGGGCACACGGCTACGGCCGCCGTCGCCTTCGGCTCCGCGACCCTGCTTCTCCTCCCCTGGCTGCGGACGGCGTACGCCCGGCGAGAGCTTGTGATCGCCTGCGTCGTCGTCAACGCCGGGGTCGGCCTCGGCCTGGTCCGGTGCGGCTTCCACTGGCCACTGGACGTCGTGGCCAGCTGGTGCCTGTGCGCGGTGCTGCTCGCCTTTCTGTGGCTCGTGCAGAGGCGCGTCGTCCGTCGCTGA
- a CDS encoding NAD(P)/FAD-dependent oxidoreductase, which produces MAPSAMNRWATSLSDAQPVPYWLEDPGKPHPEPALTGAETCDLLVVGGGYSGLWTALLAKERDPQRDVVLLEGREVGWAASGRNGGFCAASLTHGLPNGLTRWPDEIHRLQELGARNLDEIEAAVARHGIDCDFERTGEIDVATETYQARDLRDWYEEMERRGLADGVEFLDAEAVREQVDSPTFQAGLYDRRGVAMLHPAKLAWGLKRACLRLGVRVFERTPALTLKPYGAGMAVRTPYGQVRARQVALGTNIFPSLVRRVRSYTVPVYDYALMTEPLTADQLASVGWKNRQGLGDSANQFHYFRLSADNRILWGGYDAVYQYGGRVRAEYDDRPETYAKLAGHFFTCFPQLEGVRFTHAWGGAIDTCSRFSAFFGTAHHGKVAYAAGYTGLGVGATRFGADVMLDLLSGERTERTALEMVRKKPLPFPPEPFAWTGIALTKWSLARADAHGGRRNLWLRAMDRLGLGFDS; this is translated from the coding sequence ATGGCCCCAAGCGCCATGAACCGTTGGGCGACATCACTTTCCGACGCACAGCCGGTCCCGTACTGGCTGGAAGACCCCGGCAAGCCCCACCCCGAGCCCGCGCTCACCGGCGCCGAGACCTGCGACCTGCTGGTCGTGGGCGGCGGCTACAGCGGACTGTGGACCGCGCTCCTCGCCAAGGAGCGCGACCCGCAGCGGGACGTGGTGCTGCTCGAAGGCCGCGAGGTGGGCTGGGCCGCCTCCGGCCGCAACGGCGGCTTCTGCGCCGCATCCCTCACCCACGGCCTGCCCAACGGACTCACCCGATGGCCGGACGAGATCCACCGACTCCAGGAGCTGGGCGCCCGCAACCTCGACGAGATCGAGGCCGCGGTCGCCCGCCACGGGATCGACTGCGACTTCGAACGCACCGGCGAGATCGATGTCGCGACCGAGACCTACCAGGCTCGGGACCTGCGTGACTGGTACGAGGAGATGGAGCGGCGGGGCCTAGCCGACGGCGTGGAGTTCCTGGACGCCGAAGCCGTACGGGAACAGGTCGACTCACCGACCTTCCAGGCGGGCCTGTACGACCGAAGGGGCGTGGCCATGCTGCACCCCGCCAAGCTGGCGTGGGGGCTGAAGCGGGCCTGCCTGCGCCTCGGCGTCCGGGTCTTCGAGCGCACCCCCGCGCTGACACTGAAGCCGTACGGCGCCGGCATGGCCGTACGCACCCCGTACGGCCAGGTCCGCGCCCGGCAGGTCGCGCTCGGCACGAACATCTTCCCGAGCCTGGTCAGACGCGTGCGGTCCTACACGGTCCCGGTGTACGACTACGCGCTGATGACCGAGCCGCTGACGGCCGACCAGCTGGCGTCGGTCGGCTGGAAGAACCGGCAGGGGCTCGGGGACAGTGCGAACCAGTTCCACTACTTCCGGCTGTCGGCGGACAACCGGATCCTCTGGGGCGGCTACGACGCCGTCTATCAGTACGGCGGCCGGGTGCGCGCCGAGTACGACGACCGGCCGGAGACGTACGCCAAGCTCGCCGGGCACTTCTTCACCTGCTTCCCACAGCTGGAGGGCGTCCGCTTCACCCACGCTTGGGGCGGCGCGATCGACACCTGCTCGCGCTTCTCGGCGTTCTTCGGCACCGCGCACCACGGCAAGGTCGCGTACGCGGCCGGCTACACGGGGCTCGGCGTCGGCGCGACGCGGTTCGGGGCGGACGTGATGCTGGACCTGCTTTCGGGGGAGCGCACGGAGCGCACGGCGCTCGAGATGGTGCGCAAGAAGCCCCTGCCCTTCCCGCCCGAGCCCTTCGCCTGGACCGGCATCGCGCTCACCAAGTGGTCGCTGGCCCGCGCGGACGCCCACGGCGGACGGCGCAACCTCTGGCTGAGGGCGATGGACAGGCTGGGACTCGGCTTCGACAGCTGA
- a CDS encoding ABC transporter permease yields the protein MPFVNRLKRHLVVIAGLITLGYLLLPNIVVTVFSFNKPKGRFNYEWQQFSTDAWKDPCGVADMCGSLSLSLQIALWATVGATLLGTMIAFALVRYRFRARGTVNSLIFLPMAMPEVVMAASLLTLFLNLGAQLGFWTILIAHIMFCLSFVVVAVKARVMSMDPRLEEAARDLYAGPVQTFLRVTLPIAAPGIAAGALLAFALSFDDFIITNFNAGSTVTFPMFVWGSAQRGTPVQINVIGTAMFLVAVLLVLASMVIGNRRTRQKS from the coding sequence ATGCCCTTCGTCAACCGGCTCAAGCGCCATCTCGTGGTCATCGCGGGACTCATCACCCTCGGATATCTCCTGCTGCCCAACATCGTCGTGACGGTGTTCTCCTTCAACAAGCCGAAGGGGCGCTTCAACTACGAGTGGCAGCAGTTCTCCACGGACGCCTGGAAGGACCCGTGCGGGGTCGCCGACATGTGCGGCTCGCTGTCCCTCAGCCTCCAGATCGCCCTGTGGGCGACGGTCGGCGCGACCCTCCTCGGCACGATGATCGCCTTCGCGCTGGTCCGCTACCGATTCCGCGCGCGCGGCACCGTGAACTCACTGATCTTCCTGCCGATGGCGATGCCCGAGGTCGTCATGGCGGCCTCCCTGCTCACCCTCTTCCTCAACCTGGGTGCTCAGCTGGGCTTCTGGACGATCCTGATCGCCCACATCATGTTCTGCCTCAGCTTCGTCGTCGTCGCCGTCAAGGCACGCGTGATGTCGATGGACCCGCGACTGGAGGAGGCCGCGCGGGACCTCTACGCCGGACCGGTGCAGACGTTCCTGCGCGTCACCCTCCCGATCGCGGCCCCCGGAATCGCGGCGGGTGCGCTGCTCGCCTTCGCGCTCTCCTTCGACGATTTCATCATCACCAATTTCAACGCGGGCTCGACCGTCACGTTCCCCATGTTCGTCTGGGGCTCGGCACAGCGCGGGACGCCCGTTCAGATCAATGTCATCGGCACGGCCATGTTCCTCGTCGCCGTACTGCTCGTGCTGGCTTCCATGGTCATCGGAAACCGCCGCACCAGGCAGAAGTCATAA
- a CDS encoding ABC transporter permease — translation MATLTEAPPPLSPAAPEKKPPRKRGRLVPYWLLLPGILWLLVFFALPMIYQASTSVQTGSLEEGYKVTWHFATYWDALSEYWPQFLRSVAYAAAATVLCLVLGYPLAYLIAFRAGRWRNLIMILVIAPFFTSFLIRTLAWKTILSDSGPVVGALNTLHVLDVTSWLGWTSGDRVLATPLAVVCGLTYNFLPFMILPLYTSLERIDGRLHEAAGDLYAKPLTTFRRVTFPLSMPGVVSGTLLTFIPAAGDYVNAELLGSTDTRMIGNVIQTQFLRVLDYPTAAALSFILMAAILLMVTFYIRRSGTEDLV, via the coding sequence ATGGCGACGCTCACCGAGGCGCCGCCGCCTCTCTCCCCGGCCGCCCCGGAGAAGAAGCCCCCGCGCAAGCGGGGCCGCCTGGTGCCGTACTGGCTCCTGCTGCCCGGCATCCTGTGGCTGCTGGTCTTCTTCGCGCTGCCGATGATCTACCAGGCCTCCACGTCCGTGCAGACGGGCTCCCTGGAGGAGGGCTACAAGGTCACCTGGCACTTCGCGACCTACTGGGACGCACTCAGCGAGTACTGGCCGCAGTTCCTGCGCTCGGTCGCCTACGCGGCCGCCGCGACCGTGCTGTGCCTGGTGCTCGGCTATCCGCTGGCGTACCTGATCGCCTTCCGCGCGGGCCGCTGGCGGAACCTGATCATGATCCTGGTGATCGCGCCGTTCTTCACCAGCTTCCTGATCCGCACACTCGCCTGGAAGACGATCCTCTCGGACAGCGGACCCGTGGTCGGCGCACTCAACACGCTGCACGTCCTGGACGTCACCAGCTGGCTCGGCTGGACCTCCGGCGACCGGGTGCTGGCCACGCCGCTGGCGGTGGTGTGCGGCCTGACGTACAACTTCCTGCCGTTCATGATCCTGCCGCTCTACACCTCGCTCGAGCGCATCGACGGGCGGCTGCACGAGGCGGCGGGCGACCTCTACGCCAAGCCGCTGACCACCTTCCGCAGGGTCACCTTCCCGCTGTCGATGCCCGGGGTCGTCTCCGGCACGCTGCTGACCTTCATCCCGGCGGCCGGCGACTACGTGAACGCCGAACTCCTCGGATCCACCGACACACGCATGATCGGAAACGTCATCCAGACGCAGTTCCTGCGGGTGCTGGACTATCCGACGGCGGCGGCGCTCTCCTTCATCCTGATGGCCGCGATTCTCCTCATGGTCACCTTCTACATCCGCAGGTCCGGGACGGAGGATCTGGTCTAA
- a CDS encoding ABC transporter ATP-binding protein, producing MKTDTSGDVRLSGISKTYGSFTAVHPLDLTVPQGSFFALLGASGCGKTTTLRMIAGLEEPTSGTVSLGDQDVTALPPYKRPVNTVFQSYALFPHLDIFENVAFGLRRRGIKSVKKQVQDMLELVQLGEQARKRPHQLSGGQQQRVAVARALINHPKVLLLDEPLGALDLKLRRQMQLELKRIQTEVGITFIHVTHDQEEAMTMADTVAVMNAGRVEQLGSPTDLYENPQTTFVANFLGTSNLIEAEVDTKSGDDIVLKAGGGKLLLPEARCSASTTAGGKVLVGVRPEKISLTHADDAGDIAEGRNRITGRIADSSFIGVSTQYVVDSPVCPEFEVYAQNIDRDARLVPGAEVVLHWNPEHTFGLDATQSLLAGTVGSAGTEEEAAV from the coding sequence ATGAAGACAGACACCAGCGGCGACGTCCGCCTCTCCGGGATCAGCAAGACCTACGGCTCCTTCACCGCCGTCCACCCGCTCGACCTGACCGTGCCGCAGGGCTCCTTCTTCGCCCTGCTCGGCGCCTCCGGCTGCGGCAAGACCACCACCCTGCGCATGATCGCCGGCCTGGAGGAGCCCACCTCCGGCACCGTGTCGCTGGGCGACCAGGACGTGACCGCGCTCCCGCCGTACAAGCGGCCGGTGAACACGGTCTTCCAGTCGTACGCCCTCTTCCCGCACCTCGACATCTTCGAGAACGTCGCCTTCGGTCTGCGCAGACGCGGCATCAAGTCGGTGAAGAAGCAGGTCCAGGACATGCTCGAGCTGGTGCAGCTGGGCGAGCAGGCCCGCAAGCGGCCGCACCAGCTCTCCGGCGGCCAGCAGCAGCGCGTCGCCGTGGCCCGCGCGCTGATCAACCACCCCAAGGTGCTCCTCCTCGACGAGCCGCTCGGCGCCCTCGACCTCAAGCTGCGCCGCCAGATGCAGCTGGAGCTCAAGCGCATCCAGACCGAGGTGGGCATCACCTTCATCCACGTCACGCACGACCAGGAGGAGGCCATGACGATGGCCGACACGGTCGCCGTGATGAACGCGGGCCGCGTCGAGCAACTCGGCTCGCCCACCGACCTCTACGAGAACCCGCAGACCACGTTCGTCGCGAACTTCCTCGGCACCTCGAACCTGATCGAGGCCGAGGTCGACACCAAGAGCGGCGACGACATCGTCCTCAAGGCGGGCGGCGGCAAGCTGCTGCTGCCCGAGGCGCGATGCTCCGCGTCGACGACGGCCGGGGGCAAGGTGCTGGTCGGTGTCCGCCCCGAGAAGATCTCCCTCACGCACGCGGACGACGCCGGCGACATAGCCGAGGGCCGCAACCGGATCACCGGCAGGATCGCCGACTCCAGCTTCATCGGGGTGTCCACGCAGTACGTCGTCGACAGTCCCGTCTGCCCCGAGTTCGAGGTCTACGCCCAGAACATCGACCGCGACGCCCGGCTGGTGCCCGGCGCGGAGGTCGTCCTGCACTGGAACCCGGAGCACACCTTCGGTCTCGACGCGACCCAGTCCCTGCTTGCTGGGACAGTGGGCTCCGCCGGTACAGAAGAAGAGGCGGCGGTCTGA